ACGGTCAGGAACAGGCCGAAGTGGCCCAGCAGTTCCAGCAGGTCCAGCCGCCGCTCGACCTGGATCTCGCCGCGGTAGCAGCCGACCAGGTAGCTGATGCCCTGGAAGGTGTAGTACGACAGGCCCAGCGGCAGCAGCCATTGGTTTTGCAGGTCGACGTCCAGCCCATGATTGGAGAGCAGTTCGGCCAGGGGCACGCGCCAATGCTCGCCGTATTTCCAGAAAATCAGGTTCAGGGCCGCCAGGGCCACCCCCAGCAGCAGCCAGGCCTTGCGCGCGCCCGGCGCGGGGCTGGCGTGGATGGCCTTGGCCAGCAGGTAGACCAGGACGGTGAAAACGACGACGCAGGCGACCACGCGGCCGGAGCCGTAATACCCCAGCAAGGCCAGGCTGGCCAGCGTCAGGAGCGCGTTCTGGATGTCGGGCCTTGGCCGGAAGAGCCAATACAGGAGGAAAAAAACGGGGAATCCCAAGCCGAATTCGATGGATATCAGGCCCACGAAATATTTCTCTTCTTCATCCTGGTTGTGCTTGTCGCTGTCGCTGTCGCCGGCGCCGTTTTCCGGGCGGCGCGGGATTTTGCCCTGTTTTCATGCCGGGCAGCGGCGCGGCGATTGCCCGCGGGGCAAGGCGCGCGTCCGTAAACCGCGCCCGATCACGGGACGGACGGCAGTCTAGCACCGGAAGGCCCCTGTCCGGTACTGCGGGGGCTTGAGGCGGCGGGGGCGGGGCAGTCCCCGTGGTGGGGAAATTCGATAGGGCGCGCGGCGCCCCCCTCAGTCGCGCGGCGGCTTGGGTTTCGCGCCGCCCAGGCCCAGTTTCTCCATGGCCTCGCTGGCTTCCAGGATCATGGCGGCCACCTCGGCCACGCTGACCCGCAGCTTGGTGGCGCGGGCGCGCATGTGCTCGTAGGACTCGCGCTCGCCCAGGTGCTGGTTGTCCATCAGCACGCGCATGGCCTTCTCGATGACGCGCCTGGACTTGATGGTGCCTTCGAGCTTGGCGATCTTGTTCTGCTGGCGATTCTGGAACTGCTTGGCCGAGCGCGCCAGCACCAGCGTGCTCAGGATCCCGGCCGACCGGAAGGGGCGGGTCAGCACCCCATGGGCATTGGTCTTGAGCAGCAGTTTCAGCGTGGTGGGCGTTTCGTATTCGGACAAGGCGATCAGCGTGGCGTCGACCTCGCTGGCGCACCAGGCCGAACTGTTCTGCAGGATCTGGGACACCTGGAAAAAGACCACGTCGGCGCCGGCGGGCGGATGCCCCGGGAACGGCCAGCACAGATGGATGCGGCAGCCGATGCGCTGCAATTGCTCGACCAGCAGGTCGCGGTCCTCGCCGGGCGGGTACACCACGGCGACGGCCACGCTGCGCAGGTCTTCATAGAGGCGGCGAAGACTGGGATCCATGCTTACCTCAGCCAGAATTCGTCCAGACCGAAGGTGGTCAGGTAGGGATCCGGCTTGACGGGTTCGGCGCTCTGCCAGACCACGTCGAAGCGGCCGTCGGGCCGGCACACGCCGATGCGCGGGGTCAGCACGCAATGGTTGTTCTCGGCCAGGATGGACAGCGGACCCTCGGGCGAATCCAGCGTCACGCCATGCGCCGCCTGCACCAGTTTGCGCGTGTCCAGGCTGCCCACCCGTTGCAGGGCGCGCGCGAACAGGTGCACCTGGTTGTACGAGGCCTCGGCATACACGCTGGCCGGCCGGTCGCCGAACCGCGCGTGCCAGCGCTGGAGGAAATAATCGTTGCGCGGGTTCTGCAGCGTATTGAAGTAGGGCGCCGCCGTGATGTGGCCGGTGCAGACCTCGGCGCCGATTTCGCGGACCTCGGATTCGGTGACGGTCAGGCTGGCGATGGGGATGTTCCGCGCATGCAGGCCGACGTCGTGGAAGCGGCGGTAGAAGCGCAGGGCGTCGCTGCCGATCTGCGTGGAAAACACCACGTCGGGGTCCCTGGCCTGTATATCGCGGATGACCTCGTGGATATCGCTGTCGGCGCAGCCCAGCGGCAGGTAGATTTCATCCAGGATCTCGCCGCCGTGGTCCTCGACGGCCTCGCGCAGGATGCGGTTGGTTTCGCGCGGATAGATATAGTCCGCGCCGACCAGGAAAATCCGCTTGCCGCAATGCTGCATCAGGTAGGCGGCCAGTTGCATGCTGCTTTGGTTGGGCGACGCCCCGGTGTAGATGACGTTGGGGGAATACTCGAACCCTTCATACACCGAGGCGTACCACAGCAGCGCGTTGGTGCGCTCGACCGCCGGCAGCATGGCCTTGCGGCAGTGCGAGGTGCAGGCGCCGAAAATGACGTTGATCTCGTCGTCCAGCAACAGGCGGCCGGCCAGGCGCCGGTATTCGTCGGCGTCGCTGCGCGGGTCGTAGGCTATCGGGTCCAGCGCGCGGCCCAGGACGCCTCCCAGGGCGTTGATTTCCTCTATGGCCAGGACGGTGCCGAAAAAATGCTGCGATTCCGTGATGCCGGACACGCCGGTGCGCGAATACAGCACGCCCACGCGCCAGCCTGAGCTGTGGGGAGCGGTAGGAGTAGAGGACGTCATGATTCATTCCAGGGAAAAACGGGGCGGCGCGCGTGTTTCCGCAGCATACCCCGGCGCCGTGCGCTTGCGCGGGCGCGGTGTGCATCGCTGCATCGCCGCGCGTCACACCTTCAGATGCTCGAAGATGCGCGCCGCCGCGTCCGCTTCGCGCACCTGGCCCTCGTCGACGATGCTGCCCTGCTTCAATATCACGTAGCGGTCGGCCACCTTCAGCGCGAAGGCCACGTTCTGCTCGACGATCAGCATGGTGGTGCCGCGGCGTTCGCGTTCCCACAACAGGGCCTGCGCCAGGGTGTCTATGACCGACGGCTGCAATCCTTCGGTGATTTCGTCCAGCAGCAGCAAGGTCGGCTGCATCATCAGCGCGCGCGCCACCAGCAGCATTTTCTGCTCGCCGCCCGAGAGCGTGCCCGCGTGTTGCCGCAGCCGGGTGCGAAACACGGGAAAGACCGCGGTCACGCCGTCGAACCGTTCGTCGAACTGGCCGTCGCTGGCCAGGCCCAGCCGTAGGTTGTCGCGGATGCTCAGGTCCTGGAACAGCGGCTGCTCCTGCGCGGCATAGGCCACGCCGCAGCGCGCGATCTGGTACGGGGGCAGGCGGGTGGCGTCGCGGCCGCCCAGGCGCACGCTGCCGCGTTTCTTGGGCAGGTAGCCCATGATGGTTTTCAGCAGCGTGCTCTTGCCCATGCCGTTCTTGCCCAGCAGGGCGATGGATTCGCCGGGCCGGATGGACAGGGAAACGTCCTGCAGCACGATGGAGGATTTGTAGCCGCTGGCGACTTTGTCGACGTCCAGGGCGTAGGCGGATGCGGATGCGGTCATGCGTTCATGCTCCCTGCGGACGGATGGATGTCGCTGCCGATGTCGCTGCCGACGCCGGATCGGCGTCCGGCGCGTCGTGCTGCCGGGCCTGGCCTTGCAGGCTGCCGGCGTCCGCGCCCATGGCCGTCTGCGCCGTGCCGGCATAGATGGTGCGCACCAATTCCGATTCCACCACTTCCTTGAAACTGCCCTGCATGACGATGCGGCCCTGGTGCAGCACGACGATGCGCGTGGCGACTTCCTGCACGAAGTCCAGGTCGTGTTCGACCAGCAGGCAGCACAGGCCATAGGTGTGCGCCAGCGACGACAGCACCTCGCCGATCTGCGTGCGTTCGGTCTTGGTCAGGCCCGCGGTGGGCTCGTCCAGCAGGATGACGCGCGGCTCCAGCGCCAGCACCATGGCCAGTTCCAGCGCCTGCTGCTCGCCGTGGGACAGGTTGCGCGTCACGGCGTCCAGCTTGCGGTCCAGGCCCGTGGTGCCCAGCACTTCCAGCGCGTAGTCCGGCAAGGCCAGGTCCGGCGCGCGTTTCAGCCAGGATTGCCTGGCGCGCAGCGTGGAGGCGATGCGCAGGCTTTCCGCCACCGTCAGCGTGTCGAACACGTTGGCGTTCTGGAACTTGCGGCCCAGCCCGAAGCGCACGCAGCGGTCCGGGGCGTGGCGGGCGATGTCGTGGCCGCATAGCTGCACGGCGCCCGCCGAGCGCTCCTGGCCGTCGCTGATGCAGCGCATCAGCGTGGTCTTGCCGGCGCCGTTCGGCCCGATCAGGCCCAGCAGCTCGCCGCCGTCGGCGCGCAGGTCTATGCCCTCCAGCACTTTCAGGCTGCCGAAATGCTTGGCGACGCCCTGCATGGCCAAGGCCGCCGCGGCCTGGGCGCCGGCGCCGGCCGCCACCGGCCGCGAACGCAGGGCCGGGGTGGGCGCCGCCGCCGCGCGCCGGCGCAGGGGCGCCAGCAGCAGGGGCAGCAAGCCGCGTGGCAGCAGCAGGATCACGGCGATGAATGCCACGCCCAGGATCAGTTGCCAGACGAACGGCATGCTGCCGCTCAAGTACGACGCGGCGACGTTGATCGCGATGGTGCCCGCGACCGGCCCCCAGATCGTGCCGCGGCCGCCCAGCGCCACCCAGATGATCAGCTCGGTGCCGAACACGAAGCCGGCCAGCTCGGGCGCGACCACGCCGCTGAACGCGCCGTAGCCGAAGCCCGCCGCGCTGGCCACCACGCCGCACACGACCAGCAGCGCGATGCGGATCCGGGCGGTGTTCATGCCAAGGTAGGCGCAGCGCGATTCGTTGTCGCGCAGCGCCACCAGCAGGCGGCCGCCGTCGCTGCGGACCACCACCCAGGCCAGCAGGGCGACGACGGACAGCGACAACGCCGCGATCACGTACCAGGCCTCCAGCGACAGGTCGAAGGTGTCGTAGCCCGTCAGCCCCGAGGACGAGCCGGTGAACGTGCCGCCGGACAAGGCCAGTTGCGTCAGCACGATGGGCAGCACCAGCGAAATCACCGTGGCGAAGAAGGGCGAGGCGCCGCGGTAGAACGACAGCCATCCGGTAATCGCCGCGATGACGGCCGCCGCGCCCAGGGCGGCCGCGAACGCCAGCCAGGCCATGCCGGGCGAGAAACCCAGGTGCGTGAACACCAGGCCGGCGGCATACGCGCCCACGCCGAAGAACGCCGACTGGCCGAAGGTCAGGTAGCCGGTATAGCCCCACAGCAGGTCGACGGTGACGGCGGCGACCGCGAAGAACAGCGCCTTGATCAGGACGTTCAGCAGATAGGTGTCGAACAGCCAGGGGCCGGCGACGGTCAGGACCAGGCAGATCGCCGCCAGCCAGCCCAGTTCGCCGGCGCGGCGCGCGCGGCGTGTGCGGAGGACCGCCGCATCGGAATGGGCGCGTTCAGTCATGGGCGAATCCTTTGGGTCGTATGCGCAAGGTCAGCGCGGCCAGCACGGCGATGGTGACGCCGCCCAGGATGGGGCTGACGAAGGTGCTGACGGCGACCTGGGCGGCGCCGAACACCACGCAGGTCAGCAGCAGGCTGGCCATGGAATGGCCCGACACCATCACCAGCATGAAGGCGCTGATCAGCCACGGCAGGCCCATGTTCGGATCCACGCTGGACAGCGGCGTGATCAACGCGCCCGCCAGCGCGCCCAGGCCCGCGCCCAGGCTGAAGGTCAGGAAGCGGATGCGTTCGGAATGGATGCCCAGCCCCTTGGCCAGGTCCTCGTTCATGATGACGGCGCGGGTCTTCACGCCGAAGCGCGTGCCGTTCAGCAAGCCCGTCATGAGCAGGCACAGGGCCACCGCGATCGGGATCAGCAGCAGCCGGTAGGCGGAATACTCGGTGCCCAGCACCGACAGCGCGCCCCGCACCGGCGAATCCACGAACTGGACTTCGCGGCCGAAGCCGATGGTGATGACCTGGCCGATGACGATGCCCAGGCCCCAGGTGGCCAGGATGGCGTCCAGCGGACGCTTGTACAGCGGACGCACGATCAGCCACTCGACCAGCATGCCCGTGACCACCCCCACGCCCAGCGCCAGCGGCAGGCCGATCCAGGGGTCCAGGCCCAGGCGCGTCGTCACGAAGCTGGCGTAGCTGCCCAGCGTGATGATGGCGCCGTGGGCGAAATTGACGATCTTCATGACCCCGAAGATCATCATTAAGCCGGCGGTGACGATGTACAGCATCGCCGCGGTGCTGAGAATGTCCAGCAACATACCCATGGTGTTCTCCCGCGCGGCGGTTCCGCGGCGGGGCGGCCGGCGGCGCACGATGCGCCCGGCCGGCCCCGCCCGCGGTATGCCGCGTCCAGTCTGGCGATGCTTACTTCAGGTTCGGGCACTGCGCGCCCGGATCGACCTTGTCGAAGGTTTGCAGGATCTTGATCGACCCGTCGGCCTGCACCTGGCCCAGGCGCATCGACAGCGCGGCGTGGCGCTGCCGGTTCATCTGCACCGGACCGCGCGGGCCGTCGAAGGAGACCTGGCTCAGGGCGTCCACGACCTTCTGGCCGTCCACGCCGCCGGCTTTTTCCACCGCCGCCTTGTAGAGGAAAAAGCCTTCGTATTGCGGCTCGGACAGTTCGTTGGCGGTCTTGGCGTCGTTGCCGAACTTCGCCTTCAGGCCATCCAGGTATTTCTTGTTGGCGGCGTTGTCGATGCCGGTGAGGTAGGAGGCCGACATATACATGCCGGTCGCGGTGTCGCCCATGGTCTTGGCCGTGCCTTCGTCGATGGCCAGGTTGCCGTAGGGCATGGTCAGGCCCGCGGCCTTGATCTGCTTGGCCAGGCTGACGTTCGGGCCGCCGCCGGCGGTGGAGCTGATCAAGGCGTCGGGCTGGGCCGAGCGGATCTTGGAAATCACCGTGGTCCAGTCGTTGCCGTCCATGGGCAGGTATTCCTCGCCCACGACCTTGCCGCCTTGTTTTTCGATGTACTTGCGCGTGAAGTCCAGCATGCCGCGGCCGAAGGCGTAGTCGCTGCCCACCAGGAAGAAGGTCTTGGCTTTCTGTTCCTTCATGAAGTGGTCGACGATGGGCGCGACCTGCTGCTCGGGCACCCAGCCGTTGACGTGCATCCACCGGTTGCACGAACGTCCTTCGTAGAACGACGTGTAGATGTACGGCACCTTGCCGCGGTTCACGATGGGCAGCGCGGCGTTGCGGGCGGCGCTGGTTTCCATGGCGATGATGGCGTCGACCTTTTTCTGGAACACCAGCGTGTCGTAGGCTTTCTGCGCGCCCACGGCGCCCGAGCCGTCGTCGGCGATTTCCAGTTCGACCTTGCGGCCCAGGATGCCGCCGGCGGCGTTGATTTCGTCCACGGCCAGTTGCGAGGATTGCACCACCGCGGGCGCCACCACGCTGTTGGCGCCGGACAGTCCGACCGGCACGCCTATGCGTATGGGGTCGGCGGCTTGGGCGGCGGGCATTATGGCGGCATAGGCCGCGGCGAGGGCGGCGGCCGTGACGCCGGCGCGTAGTAGACGGGATACGGATTTCATGGGGTTTCTCCTTGGGGGGGCCGGCAAGGCGCCTGGTTTTGCGTTGAGGGTGGTCTGGGGACGGCGGGGCTGGAACGTGGTTGTCGTGGGTTGCGCGATTGCGGGTGTGGGTACTGGTGCTGGTGCAGGCGTGGTCAGCGCGCCAGGCGGGGGTAGCCGCTGCCCAGCATGAGGTCGTACACGTCGCCGCGGCGGTCGCGCAGCACGTGGTTGAACGCATTGAGCTGTCGTCCGTGACGGGCTTGTTTCAGGTTCACGGCGGCGATCAGGATTTCTTCCTGGTCGTGGCTGGCGGGACCGGCGACGATCCATCCCTGCGATCCCGCGATCAGGCTGCGGCCCACGAAGGGCTGCCCGCGTTCCACGCCGACGCGATCGGCGCAGGCGATGGTCAGGCCATTGCTGTGCGCTGCCGCGATGGCCAGCGAATGCGCCATGGCCGGGCCGTCCGGCGTCTGCCCGGGCATGGGCACCCAGTTCGTCGGCACGGCCACGATGTCCGCGCCCTGCATGGCCTGAAGGCGGAACACCTCGGGAAACCAGCCGTCGTAGCAGATGGCTACGGCCAGCTTGCCGATCTCGGTGTCGAACACGGGCAGGCCCAGGTTGCCGGCTTCGAAGAACAGGTTCTCGTCGCCCCACAGGTGCAGCTTGCGGTAGGTGCCCAGATAGCCCCGCGGGCCGGCGACGATGGCGGCGTTGTACAGCTTGTCGCCGTCGCGTTCGGTGATGCCGGCCACCAGGAAGATGCCCAGGCGCTGGGCCAGCGCGATCCAGGCCTGCGAGGACGGGCCCGTGGGCACGGGTTCGGCCAGCGCATGGGCTTCGTCGCGGCTGGCGAACATATAGCCGGTGTTGGCCAGCTCGGGCAGCACCACCAGCTTGGCGCCGCGCGCGGCGGCTTCTTCGATCAGCGCCGTCGAACGCGCCAGATTGGCCGCCACGTCGCCCATGACGGGGTGCATCTGCACGCAGGCAATGAGGGTGTCCGGATACGCCGGCATGCCGGCATCATGACCGGCGGAAGGATTGTTCATTCGATCTCCAAAAAACGAAAATGCCCCCACGCTGCGCGACTGACGCCGCTTGCTGCCCCCCGAGGGGGCTGTTTGCCTTGGGGCGGCCCGGCGGCAAACAAAAAGCCCTCGACCACGCATATGCGTGAAAGTCGAGGGCTTCTATAGCCAACTGAATGTGGATGCGGCAATTATTGCCGCGAACCTGGGCGCCATGCTGCGCGCAGGTCAATCATGGAGCGAAGTCTAGGGGCCTGGATTGCAAGGGGTCAATACAGGCTAACCCGAAGTTCGACCGTCCTACACCGCCGCCGGCGTGGGCCGCCGGCGGCTGACCGCGGCAATGCGCCGCGCGGCCAGCTCGGCGACGACGAGGGCCACGGCGAGCAGGGCGGCGGCGACATACTCCAGATATTGCGCGCCGGCGGCCGCGATGGTGCCCGCGCCGATGACCCCGGCGGCCGAGACGCCGATATAGGTGCAGGCGGTGTTCAAGCCCAGCAGCACGGGCGCGATGGCCGGCGCCATCGTAACCAGCCGGTGCTGCTGCGGGACCAGCACCCCCCAGCCCGCGCCGCCCCAGATCGCGATCGCCAATGCCGCCGTCCAGGGATTGCCCGTCGTCCAGGGAAACACGGCGATATCGATGACCAGCACGGTCAGCATCGACAACAGCACCTTGCGCGAACCCACGGTGTCGATCAGGCGTCCCGCCACCAGGTTCGTGGCGGTGCCGGCCGCGCCCCAGATCACCAGCAGTGTGCCCAGCATGGCGGCGCTGCCGCCGATGACCGGCTTGAAGACGACGGAGAAGTACGTATAGACCGTGAACAGCCCGCTCATCGCCAGCATCGTCGTGGCCAGGGTCAGGCCGACCCGGCGGTCGGCGAGCGGCGCCAGGCGCTGGCGCAGCGTGACGGCCGGCGGCAGCGGCAGTTCCGGCAGCAGGATCCACACGCCCACGCCGGCCACCGCGCCCAGCAGCGACACGAAGCCCATCGTCCAGCGCCAGTCGCCCAGCCCGCCTATCAGCGCGCCGATGGGCGAGCCCAGGGCCGTGGCGGCGGTAAGGCCCGCGACCACGATGGAGAGCGCCCAGCCGCGGCGCTCGGGCGGCACCAGCATCGTGCCCGCGCCAGTGGCGGTCGGCGAGAACATCGCCGCGCCCAGGCCGGCGAGCACGCGGGTCAGCAGCGCCAGGCCGAAGGTGGGCGCCCACGCCGTGCCCAGATTGGCCGCCACGAAGATGGAGAGCCCGGCCAGCATCAAGCGCTTGCGCGGAACGGCGGCCGCCAAGGCGGCGATGGTGGGCGCCAGCAATGCATAGGCGATGGCGTAGGTGGTGGTCATCTGCCCGGCGGCGCCGATGCCCACGCCGTAGGAACTGGCCAATTGGGGCAGGATGCCCGCGACGACAAAACTGTCGGTTCCCAGGGCGAACATGCCCAGGGCGAGCACGAGGAGGCGGCGATCCATGACGGAGATCCTTTGTGCGGTCGCACAATAAGTTTCGTCACGAAACTATAAACATTAGGGTTTCGTGATGCAACTGTTCTGGCATGGAAAGTTGTGTCATGAAACCTTGGGTGGTAAAAAAACGCCATGTACCGAAAACGCTTTACCGCCATGAATTGCTCGATCGCCCGCGCCCTCGAAGAGGTGGGCGAGTGGTGGAGCTTGCTCATCGTGCGGGAAT
This genomic interval from Bordetella genomosp. 10 contains the following:
- a CDS encoding ANTAR domain-containing response regulator — protein: MDPSLRRLYEDLRSVAVAVVYPPGEDRDLLVEQLQRIGCRIHLCWPFPGHPPAGADVVFFQVSQILQNSSAWCASEVDATLIALSEYETPTTLKLLLKTNAHGVLTRPFRSAGILSTLVLARSAKQFQNRQQNKIAKLEGTIKSRRVIEKAMRVLMDNQHLGERESYEHMRARATKLRVSVAEVAAMILEASEAMEKLGLGGAKPKPPRD
- a CDS encoding transporter substrate-binding domain-containing protein → MTSSTPTAPHSSGWRVGVLYSRTGVSGITESQHFFGTVLAIEEINALGGVLGRALDPIAYDPRSDADEYRRLAGRLLLDDEINVIFGACTSHCRKAMLPAVERTNALLWYASVYEGFEYSPNVIYTGASPNQSSMQLAAYLMQHCGKRIFLVGADYIYPRETNRILREAVEDHGGEILDEIYLPLGCADSDIHEVIRDIQARDPDVVFSTQIGSDALRFYRRFHDVGLHARNIPIASLTVTESEVREIGAEVCTGHITAAPYFNTLQNPRNDYFLQRWHARFGDRPASVYAEASYNQVHLFARALQRVGSLDTRKLVQAAHGVTLDSPEGPLSILAENNHCVLTPRIGVCRPDGRFDVVWQSAEPVKPDPYLTTFGLDEFWLR
- a CDS encoding branched-chain amino acid ABC transporter ATP-binding protein; the protein is MTASASAYALDVDKVASGYKSSIVLQDVSLSIRPGESIALLGKNGMGKSTLLKTIMGYLPKKRGSVRLGGRDATRLPPYQIARCGVAYAAQEQPLFQDLSIRDNLRLGLASDGQFDERFDGVTAVFPVFRTRLRQHAGTLSGGEQKMLLVARALMMQPTLLLLDEITEGLQPSVIDTLAQALLWERERRGTTMLIVEQNVAFALKVADRYVILKQGSIVDEGQVREADAAARIFEHLKV
- a CDS encoding ABC transporter permease subunit, which encodes MTERAHSDAAVLRTRRARRAGELGWLAAICLVLTVAGPWLFDTYLLNVLIKALFFAVAAVTVDLLWGYTGYLTFGQSAFFGVGAYAAGLVFTHLGFSPGMAWLAFAAALGAAAVIAAITGWLSFYRGASPFFATVISLVLPIVLTQLALSGGTFTGSSSGLTGYDTFDLSLEAWYVIAALSLSVVALLAWVVVRSDGGRLLVALRDNESRCAYLGMNTARIRIALLVVCGVVASAAGFGYGAFSGVVAPELAGFVFGTELIIWVALGGRGTIWGPVAGTIAINVAASYLSGSMPFVWQLILGVAFIAVILLLPRGLLPLLLAPLRRRAAAAPTPALRSRPVAAGAGAQAAAALAMQGVAKHFGSLKVLEGIDLRADGGELLGLIGPNGAGKTTLMRCISDGQERSAGAVQLCGHDIARHAPDRCVRFGLGRKFQNANVFDTLTVAESLRIASTLRARQSWLKRAPDLALPDYALEVLGTTGLDRKLDAVTRNLSHGEQQALELAMVLALEPRVILLDEPTAGLTKTERTQIGEVLSSLAHTYGLCCLLVEHDLDFVQEVATRIVVLHQGRIVMQGSFKEVVESELVRTIYAGTAQTAMGADAGSLQGQARQHDAPDADPASAATSAATSIRPQGA
- a CDS encoding branched-chain amino acid ABC transporter permease, whose protein sequence is MGMLLDILSTAAMLYIVTAGLMMIFGVMKIVNFAHGAIITLGSYASFVTTRLGLDPWIGLPLALGVGVVTGMLVEWLIVRPLYKRPLDAILATWGLGIVIGQVITIGFGREVQFVDSPVRGALSVLGTEYSAYRLLLIPIAVALCLLMTGLLNGTRFGVKTRAVIMNEDLAKGLGIHSERIRFLTFSLGAGLGALAGALITPLSSVDPNMGLPWLISAFMLVMVSGHSMASLLLTCVVFGAAQVAVSTFVSPILGGVTIAVLAALTLRIRPKGFAHD
- a CDS encoding substrate-binding protein is translated as MKSVSRLLRAGVTAAALAAAYAAIMPAAQAADPIRIGVPVGLSGANSVVAPAVVQSSQLAVDEINAAGGILGRKVELEIADDGSGAVGAQKAYDTLVFQKKVDAIIAMETSAARNAALPIVNRGKVPYIYTSFYEGRSCNRWMHVNGWVPEQQVAPIVDHFMKEQKAKTFFLVGSDYAFGRGMLDFTRKYIEKQGGKVVGEEYLPMDGNDWTTVISKIRSAQPDALISSTAGGGPNVSLAKQIKAAGLTMPYGNLAIDEGTAKTMGDTATGMYMSASYLTGIDNAANKKYLDGLKAKFGNDAKTANELSEPQYEGFFLYKAAVEKAGGVDGQKVVDALSQVSFDGPRGPVQMNRQRHAALSMRLGQVQADGSIKILQTFDKVDPGAQCPNLK
- a CDS encoding nitrilase family protein, which produces MNNPSAGHDAGMPAYPDTLIACVQMHPVMGDVAANLARSTALIEEAAARGAKLVVLPELANTGYMFASRDEAHALAEPVPTGPSSQAWIALAQRLGIFLVAGITERDGDKLYNAAIVAGPRGYLGTYRKLHLWGDENLFFEAGNLGLPVFDTEIGKLAVAICYDGWFPEVFRLQAMQGADIVAVPTNWVPMPGQTPDGPAMAHSLAIAAAHSNGLTIACADRVGVERGQPFVGRSLIAGSQGWIVAGPASHDQEEILIAAVNLKQARHGRQLNAFNHVLRDRRGDVYDLMLGSGYPRLAR
- a CDS encoding MFS transporter gives rise to the protein MDRRLLVLALGMFALGTDSFVVAGILPQLASSYGVGIGAAGQMTTTYAIAYALLAPTIAALAAAVPRKRLMLAGLSIFVAANLGTAWAPTFGLALLTRVLAGLGAAMFSPTATGAGTMLVPPERRGWALSIVVAGLTAATALGSPIGALIGGLGDWRWTMGFVSLLGAVAGVGVWILLPELPLPPAVTLRQRLAPLADRRVGLTLATTMLAMSGLFTVYTYFSVVFKPVIGGSAAMLGTLLVIWGAAGTATNLVAGRLIDTVGSRKVLLSMLTVLVIDIAVFPWTTGNPWTAALAIAIWGGAGWGVLVPQQHRLVTMAPAIAPVLLGLNTACTYIGVSAAGVIGAGTIAAAGAQYLEYVAAALLAVALVVAELAARRIAAVSRRRPTPAAV